A DNA window from Coffea arabica cultivar ET-39 chromosome 6c, Coffea Arabica ET-39 HiFi, whole genome shotgun sequence contains the following coding sequences:
- the LOC113694326 gene encoding WUSCHEL-related homeobox 11 isoform X2, with the protein MEDQEQDQTNQASHGSESSERNEPVRSRWTPKPEQILILESIFNSGMVNPPKDETVRIRKLLEKFGSVGDANVFYWFQNRRSRSRRRQRQIQASLSGEVQVQTRTAGATATAIPYETSCCAGFSNSMSFLPLSASASSASCLGGSSSACGIINNDCANDLFAISGQIGQPEIAQTSSSINPRSHYQSGLISVFINGVATELPRGPFDLRATFGQDFLLFHSSGVPVSVSEYGFLLESLQHGESYFLVQRPV; encoded by the exons ATGGAAGATCAAGAACAGGATCAAACCAACCAAGCGAGCCATGGGTCGGAGAGTAGTGAGAGAAATGAACCAGTTAGGTCACGGTGGACTCCCAAACCAGAGCAAATCCTCATACTTGAGTCCATCTTCAACAGTGGGATGGTGAATCCTCCAAAAGATGAAACCGTCAGAATAAGAAAACTCCTGGAAAAATTCGGTTCTGTGGGTGATGCAAACGTCTTCTACTGGTTCCAAAATCGTCGGTCCAGGTCCCGTCGCCGGCAACGACAAATCCAAGCTAGTCTCAGCGGTGAAGTACAAGTACAGACCAGAACTGCTGGTGCAACTGCAACTGCTATTCCTTATGAAACTAGTTGCTGTGCTGGTTTTTCAAATTCCATGTCTTTTCTTCCGCTGTCTGCATCAGCATCATCAGCATCTTGTCTAGGTGGTTCCTCTTCAGCTTGTGGGATTATCAACAATGATTGTGCTAATGACCTTTTTGCAATTTCAGGCCAAATTGGTCAGCCAGAAATTGCACAAACTTCATCAAGCATCAATCCCCGTTCGCATTATCAATCTG GATTAATATCAGTGTTCATCAATGGAGTTGCAACGGAGCTCCCGAGAGGACCATTTGATCTGAGGGCAACTTTTGGCCAGGATTTCTTATTATTTCACTCTTCAGGAGTCCCGGTGTCTGTCAGCGAATATGGGTTCCTCTTGGAAAGCTTGCAGCACGGCGAAAGCTACTTTCTG GTTCAAAGACCAGTTTAG
- the LOC113694326 gene encoding WUSCHEL-related homeobox 11 isoform X1, producing MEDQEQDQTNQASHGSESSERNEPVRSRWTPKPEQILILESIFNSGMVNPPKDETVRIRKLLEKFGSVGDANVFYWFQNRRSRSRRRQRQIQASLSGEVQVQTRTAGATATAIPYETSCCAGFSNSMSFLPLSASASSASCLGGSSSACGIINNDCANDLFAISGQIGQPEIAQTSSSINPRSHYQSGLISVFINGVATELPRGPFDLRATFGQDFLLFHSSGVPVSVSEYGFLLESLQHGESYFLVSKNEFQNFETDFTKKSITFNGIFWGSKKNSICTDGFFCTINFKREYKIKLCFLPSYLPSYRVSSFSFTLIVLFYTNIASINV from the exons ATGGAAGATCAAGAACAGGATCAAACCAACCAAGCGAGCCATGGGTCGGAGAGTAGTGAGAGAAATGAACCAGTTAGGTCACGGTGGACTCCCAAACCAGAGCAAATCCTCATACTTGAGTCCATCTTCAACAGTGGGATGGTGAATCCTCCAAAAGATGAAACCGTCAGAATAAGAAAACTCCTGGAAAAATTCGGTTCTGTGGGTGATGCAAACGTCTTCTACTGGTTCCAAAATCGTCGGTCCAGGTCCCGTCGCCGGCAACGACAAATCCAAGCTAGTCTCAGCGGTGAAGTACAAGTACAGACCAGAACTGCTGGTGCAACTGCAACTGCTATTCCTTATGAAACTAGTTGCTGTGCTGGTTTTTCAAATTCCATGTCTTTTCTTCCGCTGTCTGCATCAGCATCATCAGCATCTTGTCTAGGTGGTTCCTCTTCAGCTTGTGGGATTATCAACAATGATTGTGCTAATGACCTTTTTGCAATTTCAGGCCAAATTGGTCAGCCAGAAATTGCACAAACTTCATCAAGCATCAATCCCCGTTCGCATTATCAATCTG GATTAATATCAGTGTTCATCAATGGAGTTGCAACGGAGCTCCCGAGAGGACCATTTGATCTGAGGGCAACTTTTGGCCAGGATTTCTTATTATTTCACTCTTCAGGAGTCCCGGTGTCTGTCAGCGAATATGGGTTCCTCTTGGAAAGCTTGCAGCACGGCGAAAGCTACTTTCTGGTAAGCAAAAatgaattccagaatttcgaAACCGATTTTACAAAGAAATCAATAACCTTTAATGGTATTTTCTGGGGCTCAAAAAAGAATTCAATATGCACCGATGGTTTCTTTTGTACCATCAATTTTAAACGAGAATACAAAATTAAACtgtgttttcttccttcctacCTGCCATCTTACAgagtttcttcattttctttcactCTCATAGTATTGTTCTATACGAACATTGCATCTATCAatgtttag